In Trifolium pratense cultivar HEN17-A07 linkage group LG7, ARS_RC_1.1, whole genome shotgun sequence, a genomic segment contains:
- the LOC123893899 gene encoding DCN1-like protein 2 isoform X1, with translation MHKLGRGHRDKLQQFVTITGASEKVAMQALKASDWNLEGAFDYFYSQPQLRTFTDSRHLEELYNRYKDKYIDMIFADGITLLCNDIQVDPQDIVMLVLSWHMKAGTMCEFSKKEFTEGLQSLGIDSLDKFREKIPSMRSELKDEQKFREIYNFAFGWAKEKGQKSLALDTAIGMWQLLFAEKQWPLVDHWCQFLQARHNKAISRDTWSQLLEFAKTVSSNLSDYDAEGAWPYLIDEFVDYLKENGVNQHGQINDSSLN, from the exons ATG catAAATTGGGGAGAGGTCATCGGGATAAACTCCAGCAGTTCGTAACGATAACCGGAGCTAG CGAGAAAGTAGCAATGCAGGCTCTGAAGGCTAGTGATTGGAATCTTGAAGGAGcgtttgattatttttatagCCAGCCTCAGCTTAGAACTTTCACTGATTCTAGACACTTGGAGGAGCTATACAATAGATATAAAG ATAAATACATTGATATGATTTTTGCAGACGGTATCACTCTCCTTTGCAACGATATCCAG GTGGATCCTCAAGACATAGTAATG TTAGTTCTTTCATGGCACATGAAGGCAGGCACTATGTGTGAATTTTCCAAGAAGGAGTTCACTGAAGGCTTACAATCTTTGGG GATTGATTCGCTGGATAAGTTCCGTGAAAAGATACCATCTATGCGCTCTGAGCTGAAAGATGAAC AAAAATTTCGTGAGATATATAACTTTGCTTTTGGCTGGGCAAAAGAGAAG GGTCAAAAATCTCTGGCTTTGGATACAGCTATTGGAATGTGGCAATTATTATTTGCCGAGAAGCAGTGGCCACTGGTTGATCATTGGTGCCAATTCCTGCAG GCTCGGCATAACAAAGCAATATCTAGGGATACATGGTCTCAACTTTTGGAGTTTGCAAAg ACTGTTAGCTCAAATTTATCTGATTATGATGCCGAAGGTGCTTGGCCGTATCTTATTGATGAGTTTGTCGATTATCTGAAAGAGAATGGTGTTAACCAACATGGTCAGATCAATGATTCTAGTCTAAATTAA
- the LOC123893899 gene encoding DCN1-like protein 2 isoform X2 codes for MIFADGITLLCNDIQVDPQDIVMLVLSWHMKAGTMCEFSKKEFTEGLQSLGIDSLDKFREKIPSMRSELKDEQKFREIYNFAFGWAKEKGQKSLALDTAIGMWQLLFAEKQWPLVDHWCQFLQARHNKAISRDTWSQLLEFAKTVSSNLSDYDAEGAWPYLIDEFVDYLKENGVNQHGQINDSSLN; via the exons ATGATTTTTGCAGACGGTATCACTCTCCTTTGCAACGATATCCAG GTGGATCCTCAAGACATAGTAATG TTAGTTCTTTCATGGCACATGAAGGCAGGCACTATGTGTGAATTTTCCAAGAAGGAGTTCACTGAAGGCTTACAATCTTTGGG GATTGATTCGCTGGATAAGTTCCGTGAAAAGATACCATCTATGCGCTCTGAGCTGAAAGATGAAC AAAAATTTCGTGAGATATATAACTTTGCTTTTGGCTGGGCAAAAGAGAAG GGTCAAAAATCTCTGGCTTTGGATACAGCTATTGGAATGTGGCAATTATTATTTGCCGAGAAGCAGTGGCCACTGGTTGATCATTGGTGCCAATTCCTGCAG GCTCGGCATAACAAAGCAATATCTAGGGATACATGGTCTCAACTTTTGGAGTTTGCAAAg ACTGTTAGCTCAAATTTATCTGATTATGATGCCGAAGGTGCTTGGCCGTATCTTATTGATGAGTTTGTCGATTATCTGAAAGAGAATGGTGTTAACCAACATGGTCAGATCAATGATTCTAGTCTAAATTAA
- the LOC123893900 gene encoding terpene synthase 10-like, with protein MAFPILAHLSFKMLLPMEKKSSSIAIWNSNFPRTTQCKATYKDAKVHSSQTITRRSTSFQPSIWTYDYIQSLNSEYKEELYAVNCRMLREEVRMMLCKMENEVDQLEFIDVLQRLGVAYHFTDEIKNILDNIYNTQTSKSKKNLHATALKFRLLRQHGYDISPDIFICFQDEKDNFKKCYTFDVEGVLSLYESSFHSFEDEAILDEARDFTSKCLKEYNFNQKRSTYISLLINHALELPLHWRIPRWEAVWFVKAYERKQNMNLVILQFAKMDFNIVQSIYQEELKLASRWWNRIGLGDKLSFARDRLVENFVWSMATNFKPEFEYIREVLTKVNSFITTIDDVYDVHGTLEEVELFTKAIERWDLNVMDPLPYYMKICFHALYNFVNEIAFETLKNSGHYITPYLKKSWADLCKAYLIEAKWYHSGYTPTLEEYLENAWISIGAPVILTHAYFVIPQSFKMEDLAHLEENPNIIRFSAMILRLANDLGTYKRENETGDIPKSIQCYMNETGANEVEAHEHVKSMMFTMWKKMNKEAHDSSFSQSFIDTSINLARMALCMYQHGDGHTVQCPKIQDRIISLIFQPISMRSVI; from the exons ATGGCTTTCCCTATACTTGCACATCTTTCATTTAAGATGCTTCTTCCTATGGAAAAAAAGTCTTCTTCTATAGCAATATGGAACTCCAATTTCCCTCGTACAACTCAATGCAAGGCAACTTATAAGGATGCAAAAGTTCATAGTAGTCAAACAATTACTCGTCGATCTACTAGCTTTCAACCATCAATTTGGACCTATGATTACATCCAATCATTAAATAGTGAATATAAG GAAGAATTGTATGCAGTGAATTGCAGAATGCTAAGGGAGGAAGTAAGGATGATGTTGTGCAAAATGGAAAACGAAGTTGATCAACTTGAGTTTATTGATGTATTGCAAAGGCTTGGAGTGGCTTACCATTTTACCGatgaaataaaaaacatattggaCAACATTTACAACACACAAACATCCAAGTCGAAGAAGAATTTACATGCCACAGCACTCAAGTTTAGACTCTTAAGACAACATGGTTATGATATATCTCCAG ATATTTTTATTTGCTTTCAAGATGAAAAGGATAATTTTAAGAAATGCTATACTTTTGATGTTGAGGGAGTGTTATCATTGTATGAATCATCATTTCATTCATTTGAAGATGAAGCTATATTAGATGAAGCTAGAGATTTCACCTCAAAATGTCTCAAAGagtataattttaatcaaaagAGAAGTACCTACATATCACTTCTAATTAATCATGCTTTGGAGCTTCCACTACATTGGAGAATTCCTCGATGGGAAGCAGTGTGGTTCGTTAAAGCAtatgaaagaaaacaaaatatgaatCTAGTTATACTTCAATTTGCTAAAATGGATTTCAACATTGTTCAAAGCATCTATCAAGAAGAACTCAAGCTTGCATCAAG ATGGTGGAATAGAATTGGTCTTGGAGATAAGTTAAGCTTTGCTAGAGATAGGTTGGTTGAGAACTTTGTTTGGAGTATGGCAACAAATTTCAAGCCAGAATTTGAATATATCAGAGAAGTATTAACAAAGGTAAATTCATTTATTACCACAATTGATGATGTTTATGACGTGCATGGTACCTTGGAAGAAGTAGAACTCTTCACAAAAGCAATTGAGAG ATGGGATTTAAATGTCATGGATCCTCTCCCATACTACATGAAAATATGCTTTCATGCACTCTATAACTTTGTGAATGAAATTGCATTTGAAACCTTGAAAAATAGTGGCCACTATATCACTCCATACCTTAAGAAATCG TGGGCAGATCTATGCAAAGCATATTTGATTGAAGCAAAGTGGTACCATAGTGGATATACTCCAACCCTTGAAGAATACTTAGAGAATGCGTGGATATCCATAGGTGCACCAGTTATACTTACACATGCTTACTTTGTGATTCCACAATCATTCAAAATGGAAGACTTGGCTCATTTAGAAGAAAACCCCAACATAATTAGGTTTTCAGCAATGATTTTACGTCTTGCTAATGACCTTGGAACATATAAA CGTGAAAATGAGACGGGTGATATTCCAAAGTCAATTCAATGCTACATGAACGAAACTGGAGCTAATGAAGTAGAGGCTCATGAGCATGTTAAGTCCATGATGTTTACAATGTGGAAGAAAATGAATAAAGAAGCTCATGATTCATCTTTCTCACAAAGTTTCATAGATACTTCCATAAATCTTGCTAGAATGGCATTGTGTATGTATCAACATGGAGATGGTCATACCGTCCAATGTCCTAAAATTCAGGATCGTataatatcattaatttttCAGCCTATTTCTATGAGGAGTGttatctaa